The DNA region tcaCTTCGTAACGGAACAAGAGAAACTGTGTCGCTTGGAGAGACACGTATTGTGCAAATTCTTTCCAACCGTGGCCAAACAAAACGTCACCGTTTTCATCCCTTGACCAATGAACTTCCAATTCAGCTCCGTTTGGAAGACTTAGAAAAACAGAACGTGACGTAATTTCTTTCCAGTATTTATGCACAAAATTCTTTGGCAATCTctgtaaacaaaaattaaaataaacttcTTAATTAGCTTCAAGAACGAACAAGAAATTCAATTAGGGTTAGTGCATGAAAATTAATCCCAATTCAAAACCCCTACGTAATCTTTACTAAGACTATTTATACCTATCACTCTCTATGTTAAAGATACATACTTTGTATTGAACTACTACTAATTAGTACAATTTGTTGGGTTTAAGTATTACCCTAAGTCAAAAGATTAGGGTTTAGCATAAAAATTAATCCTAATTCAAAACCCTACTATTGGGAATTGAACTGCACATGATTCATTCTCCTATGTTGTTTTGGTGAACCCTTATTAACGTGACCAAAATTAGAGAATTGCATGGAGAATTGaagagataagaaagaaaaaagaaaaagaacgggAAAAAAAATTGATGTATAATTATTATTACCAGAAATCCATCACCAAGAAGGTTCTTTTCAAGAATAACCTTGAAGAAGTGAACGACATCACGTTCTTGAGAAGACATAGTTGACCACTGAAATTGATCGAAGCTCAGGAATTTGGAGTCAGAGAGATGCAAAACTGAATTGAAAATGTGTGAAAATTAGTTGCTAAATTGATGGATTAATGAATTGTTATATTTATATGGAAAGTGATTAATTGTGTAATTGAGTAGGTCCCACTTCTAAAACATTTAGGAAATAGAAATTGATTGATATTGATACTGAAGAGTTTGTTTCAATTTCTAATTCGAATCTTTGAGTTATTTTCCGTGGAAATAGACAAATAGGAGATATTTAAGATTTAGAAAAATCACAGAAGATAATGCGTTTTATCTCCTTTTAACTActtaccctttttttttattttttattttctattttcggtGTCTTCCTAATAATTAATAAACCATATACTAGCCAATATCTAATCTAATCAAATGAATTtcctttaaaaatatttcttctttttagtAATTCTTTTACAAAAAATCTCATATtattggaaaaaataaaaaataattcctaTACGATCTTCTTTTAGTCTtaactatatatttttatttattattttcatgttaTATGTATAAAGTGTAAACAATGTGtcttattattttagatttatgGTGTGGATGatataattttgataataatttacttaattaaattaattgaaaatCTATATTACGAGATTATTCTAAATTTAaatgtaataaaattttattctttatttttttgtataaatcGTGGCACTCCTGGCCTACTaattaagaaaatatataaaaaaatttagcatAAGAATACGATTTATGCTTTAAATTTGGATGCATGAATTGTTGTACTAGTACATATTTTAAATTGTCAGAAATATGATCTTTTTTTACATAAGGATACTAAAGATTTATGTGAAAATCAAAATTATAGACAAGTGAGACAAAACCATGGGCGCACAAAGCATAAGTCGTCGGTTTAGGATGTGGTTTTAAACGAAATAAATGAAATCCACAAAGAATTCACAATTTTTGAGAAATGATGTGTAAAACTAAAACATGTAAAGAACCAATGATTTATACACAGTTTTTGTCCTTGCATGTCATTCTGGTTTGATTTACCCGTGACCATAATAAATCAATTACTCTCCAGATATTTAGCTAAACCtaaataaataacaagaaattgtTGGTTCCTTATGTTTTACGCATCCTTTTTCATAAATTGTGGGTTCTCTATGGTTTCATTCATTTTATTTAAAATCATTACTACATTCACAACTTATGCTTTGTGTGCCCATGATTTTATCTCACTTATCTATAGTTTGATTTCGACGTAAATCGTGGTATCCTGAAAAAGGGGTCACATTTCTAATACTTTTAAAATATGTACCAGTACAACTATTCATACATGCAGATTTAAAGCATAAATCGTAGTCATATACTAGATTTTACatgtttttttcttaaaattaggAGTGCcatgatttatataaaaatttgaaggaTAAGTTTACAAAACCCtaaactcttaatttttttttgggataTTGACGGATCCAATTACGGTTGTATCCTTCATTTCTTAAGGCCCAAAATATCTAAGCTTCAAAGCCCGAAAGTTCCGAAATCAGTTTTGGGCCTATGCTGCATAACGATCCCGGAAATAATACACACCGAAAAAGAGTTAAGACCGTCCAAAAATAAGAATTGAATGGGCCCATGTTGTTATGGGCCGAATGTGAATGAGATCGTGAATTTGTATTTCCTGCATATACTCCTCTGATTTTCCCGCCATAACAGGCGGTGAGGTTACTGTTACTTCATCAGTTCACCTCCTTTTGTTGGCTTGGCACAgtatatctctctctctctctctctctctctctctctctctctctgtcccCAGCATATTTCACAGCTTAATCGAAtggctccttcttcttcttcttcgattgTTACTGATTCACTGGATCCATCAACACCTACCGAAACTCTTCACAACGATCTTCAGGTTCTCTTCGCCTTTCTCCAATttccacctctctctctctgtccAGCATATTTCACAGCTTAATCGAAtggctccttcttcttctccgatTGTTACTGATTCACTGGATCGATCAACTCCTACGGAAACTCTTGACAACGATCTTCAGGTTCTCTTCGCCTTTCTCCAATTttccacctctctctctctctctctctctctctctctctctccattatACTAGTTTTGAATGTAGCCTTGCGGTAAATACTAAATAGCTTGTGATACTCCTTAGTTCTTTCATAAATTCTTCGCTAGTTTCCAGCTCTCATCGATGCTTAATATAATCACGCACCGATCTTGATGCTTGTGATAGGTCTTTCTCAACTTCGTTTATTTCCAGCTCTGAATGATCCTTAGTATAACATACGCACCAATCTTCCACATGAATAACGcgtgcttttatttatttatttttaaatcttattgATCTTCATTCTAATTGCTTTGAATAGTTATAGGCGACTGATTATAACATATATTGCGGAAATAACATCGTTAATTTTGCAATTTAAACTgaattttttgtttcaatttggAGCGTCTGTTAATGATTTGACTAATTTCAAATACACGACAAATGACGATATAAGTGATATTGCAGTAATTGCTTGATAATTTATTGGTGCTTCTGCACTGCTTCATAACGAGTGAGTAATATGTAGTTTGGCCTTCAAAAGGATATTTCCGACATTGCTGTGTTCTATCAACTGCAGATGAGCAATTTCCCGTGCTTTATTTGTAATTTCCGTAAAGGCTATAGATTAATTTTCATCACAATATGCGGAGAAGATAGAAGAGAACTAGTGTCATATGTAGTATTTGATTTTTGTCTTAGTTTGATTTTTGTTATACCTCCAAGCTACTACTAAAGGAGTACTGATTTTTAATTCTATTCTGTGTTCGTTTTTCATAGCCATTCTTTGTTCTTCACAAACCTTCATCCCGAAGAAAAGATAGCTCATCAACAGGACAAGGTAAACTGCGAAAAAGAAATGAGCTGTCTTCACCGCAGAACACAAAGAAACAGGAAGGAAGTGTGAACAAAGAAT from Arachis hypogaea cultivar Tifrunner chromosome 10, arahy.Tifrunner.gnm2.J5K5, whole genome shotgun sequence includes:
- the LOC112718078 gene encoding origin of replication complex subunit 3-like isoform X2; translated protein: MAPSSSPIVTDSLDRSTPTETLDNDLQPFFVLHKPSSRRKDSSSTGQGKLRKRNELSSPQNTKKQEGSVNKECDHHLFKPLQIEAFNSGQESSPPFRTF